One Tenrec ecaudatus isolate mTenEca1 chromosome 12, mTenEca1.hap1, whole genome shotgun sequence DNA segment encodes these proteins:
- the PGP gene encoding glycerol-3-phosphate phosphatase, producing MAEASGDDGRCVRLNSERARTLLDDVDTLLFDCDGVLWRGETAVPGAPEALTALRARGKRLGFITNNSSKTRAAYAEKLRRLGFGGPAGPDAGREVFGTAYCTALYLRQRLAGAPAPKAYVLGSPALATELEAVGIASVGVGPEPLRGDSPGDWLAAPLEPGVRAVVVGFDPHFSYMKLTQALRHLQQPGCLLVGTNLDNRLPLENGRFIAGTGCLVRAVEMAAQRQADIIGKPSRFIFDCVSQEYDINPERTVMVGDRLDTDILLGVTCGLKTILTLTGVSTLEDVKRNQESDCVSKKRMVPDFYVDSIADLLVALQD from the exons ATGGCGGAGGCCAGCGGTGACGACGGCCGCTGCGTGCGGCTGAACTCCGAGAGGGCCCGGACGCTGCTGGACGACGTGGACACGCTGCTGTTCGACTGCGACGGCGTGCTGTGGCGAGGCGAGACGGCCGTCCCCGGTGCGCCCGAGGCCCTGACGGCGCTGCGGGCCCGCGGCAAGCGGCTGGGCTTCAtcaccaacaacagcagcaagacCCGCGCGGCCTACGCCGAGAAACTGCGGCGCCTCGGCTTCGGCGGCCCCGCGGGGCCCGACGCGGGCCGCGAGGTCTTCGGCACGGCTTACTGCACCGCGCTCTACCTGCGCCAGCGCCTGGCTGGTGCACCGGCACCCAAGGCCTACGTGCTGGGCAGCCCCGCGCTGGCGACCGAGCTGGAGGCCGTGGGCATCGCCAGCGTGGGCGTGGGGCCCGAGCCGCTGCGGGGCGACAGCCCGGGCGACTGGCTGGCCGCGCCGCTGGAGCCGGGCGTGCGCGCTGTGGTGGTTGGCTTCGACCCGCACTTTAGCTACATGAAGCTCACGCAGGCCCTGCGCCACCTGCAGCAGCCCGGCTGCCTGCTCGTGGGCACCAACTTGGACAACCGGCTCCCGCTGGAGAACGGCCGCTTCATCGCCG GTACTGGCTGCCTCGTACGTGCCGTGGAGATGGCTGCCCAGCGTCAGGCGGACATCATTGGGAAGCCGAGCCGCTTCATCTTCGACTGCGTGTCCCAGGAGTATGACATCAATCCGGAGCGCACAGTCATGGTGGGGGACCGGCTGGACACAGACATCCTCCTGGGCGTCACCTGCGGCCTGAAGACCATTCTGACCCTTACGGGCGTGTCCACACTGGAGGATGTGAAAAGGAACCAGGAAAGTGACTGCGTGTCGAAGAAGAGGATGGTTCCTGACTTCTACGTGGACAGCATAGCCGACCTGCTAGTCGCCCTTCAAGATTGA
- the BRICD5 gene encoding BRICHOS domain-containing protein 5, giving the protein MEARDVLGGEQVSPHRSWVALAITRSSPKYQAMPGICRSRKSHLGASSQTSQSQKGSTWPSKGHSQVASSHSTETLLQPHTRGRGNAGPGWVSGGWLPWGGADRVKGEGDGTVFGSSQCPWLTPQGALDNQHIVSRGCGMESSGDCQVVRTVQIGVRSFHPRALSRNGDRVVWVVSISYPTAPNQPLSPQVKSPACPGGWRTPGLLLLLLAGVAAGAVAGGILGFAHHSPKPLLQLLRLTLPSPQLLRTNQTTLVDVAQNTATVTVTSPRDNGSWVVLFDGQSDCVCYRPAGHPACFLRHMKPRDQETLQLLVASARADTSRASQAQDPGQDAGHAQELLAVSGRYKVDPAQVGAAVQHLCTQMPIYWAHHVEGPPRQRLIYLCIDICFPNNICVSVCFYYLPD; this is encoded by the exons ATGGAGGCCAGAGATGTGCTGGGAGGTGAGCAAGTTTCACCACACAGATCATGGGTAGCCCTGGCAATTACTCGTAGCTCCCCCAAGTATCAGGCTATGCCGGGAATCTGCAGGTCCAGGAAGAGCCACCTGGGTGCCTCCAGCCAGACCTCACAGAGCCAAAAGGGGTCCACTTGGCCTTCCAAGGGCCACTCTCAAGTGGCCTCCAGCCATAGCACAGAAACGCTCCTTCAGCCCCACACTAGGGGAAGGGGCAACGCTGGGCCAGGCTGGGTATCAGGTGGCTGGCTTCCTTGGGGAGGAGCAGACAGGGTTAAAGGGGAGGGGGACGGGACTGTGTTTGGCTCATCACAGTGTCCCTGGCTGACTCCCCAAGGGGCCTTGGACAATCAGCACATTGTGAGCAGGGGCTGCGGCATGGAGTCATCAGGGGACTGCCAGGTAGTGCGTACTGTCCAGATAGGGGTGAGGTCTTTCCACCCCAGGGCCCTCTCCCGGAATGGGGACCGGGTGGTCTGGGTCGTGTCCATTTCCTACCCCACCGCCCCGAACCAGCCCCTGTCTCCTCAGGTGAAGAGTCCAGCCTGCCCGGGAGGGTGGAGAACcccagggctgctgctgctgctgctggcaggGGTTGCTGCTGGGGCCGTGGCTGGAGGGATTCTCGGCTTCGCCCACCACTCTCCCAAG ccACTGCTGCAGCTGCTCCGCCTGACCCTCCCAAGCCCCCAGTTGCTCCGGACCAACCAAACCACCTTAGTGGATGTGGCCCAGAATACAGCCACCGTCACCGTGACCTCCCCTAGAGACAACGGCAGTTGGGTGGTGCTATTTGATGGACAAAGT GACTGTGTTTGCTACCGACCTGCAGGGCACCCAGCCTGCTTCCTGCGCCACATGAAGCCCCGGGACCAGGAGACCTTGCAGCTGCTGGTGGCCTCTGCCAGGGCAGACACCTCCAGG GCCTCACAGGCTCAAGACCCAGGACAGGATGCTGGCCACGCCCAGGAGCTGCTGGCCGTGTCTGGGAGATACAAGGTGGACCCTGCCCAGGTGGGGGCAGCAGTGCAGCACCTGTGCACTCAGATGCCCATCTACTGGGCCCACCACGTTGAGG GGCCCCCGAGGCAGCGGCTGATCTACCTCTGCATCGACATCTGCTTCCCCAACAACATCTGCGTGTCAGTCTGCTTTTATTACCTGCCTGACTGA
- the MLST8 gene encoding target of rapamycin complex subunit LST8, with protein MNTSPGTVGSDPVILATAGYDHTVRFWQAHSGICTRTVQHQDSQVNALEITPDRSMIAAAGYQHIRMYDLNSNNPNPIISYDGVNKNIASVGFHEDGRWMYTGGEDCTARIWDLRSRNLQCQRIFQVNAPINCVCLHPNQAELIVGDQSGAIHIWDLKTDHNEQLIPEPEVSIMSTHIDPDASYMAAVNSTGNCYVWNLTGGIGDEVTQLIPKTKIPAHTRYALQCRFSPDSTLLATCSADQTCKIWRTSNFSLMTELSIKSSNPGESSRGWMWGCSFSGDSQYIVTASSDNLARLWCVETGEIKREYGGHQKAVVCLAFNDSVLG; from the exons ATGAACACTTCCCCAGGCACAGTGGGCAGTGACCCGGTCATCTTGGCCACCGCCGGCTATGACCACACCGTGCGGTTCTGGCAAGCCCACAGCGGCATCTGCACACGGACTGTGCAGCATCAGGACTCC CAGGTGAATGCGCTGGAGATCACGCCAGACCGTAGCATGATCGCAGCTGCAG GCTACCAGCACATCCGAATGTACGACCTCAACTccaacaaccccaaccccatcatCAGCTACGACGGTGTTAACAAGAACATCGCCTCAGTGGGCTTCCACGAGGACGGCCGCTGGATGTACACGGGCGGGGAGGACTGTACTGCCCGGATCTGGGACCTCAg GTCTCGGAACTTGCAGTGCCAGAGGATCTTCCAGGTGAACGCGCCCATCAACTGTGTCTGCCTGCACCCCAATCAG GCAGAGCTCATCGTTGGGGACCAGAGCGGGGCCATCCACATTTGGGACTTGAAGACGGACCACAACGAGCAGCTGATCCCCGAGCCTGAAGTCTCCATCATGTCCACCCACATCGACCCTGACGCCAGCTACATGGCGGCTGTCAATAGCACT GGAAACTGCTACGTGTGGAACCTTACTGGAGGCATTGGGGACGAGGTGACGCAGCTCATACCCAAGACCAAGATTCCAGCGCACACGCGCTATGCCCTGCAGTGTCGCTTCAGCCCCGACTCCAC ACTGCTGGCTACCTGCTCGGCTGACCAGACGTGCAAGATCTGGAGGACATCAAACTTCTCTCTGATGACGGAGCTTAGCATCAAGAGCAGTAATCCCGGGGAGTCTTCTCGTGGCTGGATGTGGGGTTGCTCCTTCTCAGGAGACTCCCAGTACATTGTCACTG CCTCCTCTGACAACCTGGCAAGGCTCTGGTGCGTGGAGACCGGGGAGATCAAGAGAGAGTATGGCGGCCACCAGAAAGCTGTCGTCTGCTTGGCCTTCAATGATAGTGTGCTGGGTTAG